The Alligator mississippiensis isolate rAllMis1 chromosome 3, rAllMis1, whole genome shotgun sequence DNA window TGCCAGCTATGGGGCGGgcgaggagccacttttccccacactcagcaccagcttcttccctgccagcaagcagggcaTTGGGGCCATGTGctaccccctgcctgtactgtggggctgggggggggggcctggttGCGAGCAGGCacaggaaccagcagcagcatggggcctgcaccggtagggcccagagcagggtgtcaggagcacagggtcccagctggcaggggctccatggagccaggccagctcccccctctccctgctggtgaaacccagcctggctccacagacccttgccagcctgtgccctgctttgggccccaccagtgctggccctgggacattggtcccaagatgtgACCAGTGGGCGGGGCACCTATCAAGGAGAggggctacccatgtgaccctcgacagcctgccaaaactgggtaagcagccctctgcccgaaataattgtccgcccctgaGGTAAAGTCAAGGTGGTAAATATTCACTTAACATTAGGTTTTCTATAAAGCCAACATTTAGGTGACTGAAAGCCATGGATAAACGTAACATTTGAAGCATTCTGAACCACCTTAGAAACACTTAAACATGAACAGATAGACACAGCCATCTTATGAAGCACTTGACTCCTTGTATGCCTCTCTACTTCTGAAACCAGGAAACTGAAGGAGTACAAAGAAGAGcacacagggggaggggaaaagggagagcAGAGCTGTAGAGCAAACCATCACATCCCATGACTGGACAGCATGCCAGAGGAGTCCTTCTGAAGCACTCCAACAGGGGATAGGAAAACACATGGCTGTCCATGGACTGAATGAAGTACACCAAATCTGGAGCGCTTCAAACATGAATCAACCAAAGCCTAAATTGAAACTCAATCTCCATTTTCCCAGACAAAAATAAAGCCTATTTACACACACTTTCCAACACAGAGCACTAACTTTCAAAATCCCAAGGTATTCCTTGGTATATTGGTAATAAATAAATGGATAGCCAAGTAGCCAACTTCCAGTACCACATCTTATTATTACAAACTACACCACTGTCATACCTTGCTTAGCCTTAAATGTAGAGCAAATACCCAGGAGCATTCCAAAATTTCAACACAGTGAGAATACACAAAATTTTGTTATGTACATGTCACAAAACACTATTTTATCCATAGCCTGTAGCTATAGCAGTGAGGTTACAGTCCTCAACCTATTTCTTCCAAATTCAACTTTCAGGTATAATTTAAACTAAACAGTAACCTCACATCAACTCTTCACATAGTAAATGGCTTGTGCAGAGCAACAGAAAAGGACATTCATATTCTAGAGAAGCAGCAGTATTAAATATGCCAATGAATCTTCGTTTTTAGTCACTGCTTTTGAATCAGTCCAAAACAGACACTTAGATGGGTTATGAGCcaagaaaaggaagaataaaGCTTGCTACTGTATTTCATAGCGTATAAGTCAAGGTTCGAAGGgaaatttttaactcttaaaattgaACCTCGACTTATACACTGTCCTCTGCTAGTGGCACTGCCTGGACCTCCCTGGGAGCTCAGGTAGCACATGGCTTGCTGGCAGCCTGTGTGGCACCTCCATGACAGAGGGAAGAACCAgtgctcctgcagctcaggggctgcttggcctgctggcagctcaccctcagccacagggcaggtggggaagctccGCAAAAGAACAGATAGGGCCCCTCATCACTTCTATCTTTAGCAGGCTCTCGTGGCTGGTAAGATGTCTGGTGAAGCCCAGGAAGGGACTGGCTTGCCCCATGGGCAACAGTGGCGGTGTTCTCCTGGTCTGGTTGGCTGGgtgggctgccagcaggccatGTGCTGCCCGAGCTCCCAGGAGTCCACCAGCATGCAATCTCTCCCACAAGTCTGCCTGGGTTTCCAGCACCTTGCATGCCAAGGCGGGGACAACTTCTACAACAGATCtacaaaaatcctaacttttgTGCAGACGTATGGGGCTGACTTACACACCGTGTTGAGCTATACACCATAAAATATAGTATCAACACCTACATGTTAAGCCTGAGACATTAGAACTGCCTaataaattatttgcaagcttaaTTTTATAGTAGACCGAGGTGTTGACCTGCTGCTCTAGCACCTTCAAAGAGTGACAAAGAACTTTAAAGCCTAAGGAAGTAAATTTGCTTGTCAAAGCTGTgggagggaaaaaacaaacaaaaaaaccctccccagAAGAAGGTGGTAACCACTGTTTCTAATGGTCACTCAatttctgagggaaaaaaaaaaaaaaatatcaaaagggAAGAGATCGTCTCAAAGTTCAAGGGAGGAAGTCAAGCAGTATGTGTAGTGTAAGCTTCTTTTGCTCATTCCTCATTTTTATAGTTTCTTCTGGCCCTCTTAAAAATATTAACTTAGATATTTATGCAGGTTCTAGGATCTAAAATCCTATACACTAAATACAACTTCCCATCCAAATTTTAGATATATTCCTATGTAATTTCCATTAATAAGTACCATATAAAATAACCTGATATGGGACAACTTCAGACTGAAATATTTACAAAGTATATTCAATTACACAATAaacttgtgggggggggaggagggggaagaacacacgtgcacacaccttCCACTTTCAGAAGTAAtctgttaaaaatatttaagacCGGAACAACAAAATTTCCTCAGCCCTCACCTAGAAGGCATATGAAGACTCGtgaataaagtatttttttaaagaatttggcaaggtgcaaaaaaaaaacaaaccccaaagacaaaaaacaaaaaaaaacccccacacaacAAAACTCTCAAAGGAAGCATCTCTCCCTGAAGTCCTCATTAACTTGTATTACACCAAAAATATATGGACATTGAACAGCGCAGAATTAAGCAATCAGAAACGGATGAGGTATCCTAGTTAAGGTTGTGAGTATATTGTCTGCACCATCAAATAATCCCTCTCAGGCTAATGATCTTTCTATGGTAATCTATACTGGCTTTGGGACTGTTTTGCAGTGCTCTTCTACCACAAAATACAGAAcccaatgaaaagaaaaaaatctgtcctGAAACTGCAAGTACTGGCCCATCTCAGAATATTTTAACCAATACACTTGAAGTAATTTAAAATACTGTGGTGTTCTATGCTTATCACAGTCCCCATGatttaaggaaaagaaaaccccaaataATATAATCTTTCCAGAAACtgtagaacaggggcgggcaaaatgcggcctgccaggtcattctatccagcccacggggctcctaaaaaaaaaaaatctagaaaatgaatattaatttgcctctggctgcctgtcatgcagcccttgatggcttgccaaaactcagtaagtggtcctccgcctgaaataattgcggACCCCTGGTGTAGAACATTAAGTTGTAACATAGTTTGCTCTACATGCTATAGATTTAGTGGCAGTACAGAATCAAAGAGGTGGGAGAAGACTCAGTTTCTGGTTATAACACACATTAGCCACTTAAAGCAGCCAGCTGGCTTTTCACAGAAAAAGTCCTCCATCACTCTAAAAGGACATGGGCCTGGTAGACATTTGCTTAAATCATCAACTTTTAAAACATGCCCCAGATTTTGCCTGTGCAATCACTTCCTGATAGGGAGCTGGACTGCAGCTGGAAGGGCAGGGTGGGAAGAAAGAGAAGACAGAAGAGGCGGAGGCATGGGCAAATCTCACCACTGATGCCAGCTACTTGTACTGAACCAGAACCACAAAGTTCTCCTCTAGTGACTTAAAGCTGAAACGCCCTGATTTTGCatacagcagtttaaaaaaaacaaacaaactaattAACTTAGGATACAGAGACCATAGGGACACAGAACTGGAAGGGGCTCTAGCTTTTTGTTCTCATTTTTCCTATTAGAAAGCTGTTCTAGAACCATATTCCTGTGACAGTGGGAAACCTTTCAATTTCCAGCCTACATTTATTAAAGATTTGTTTAAACCCCATCCTATACCAATGATGTCAGTCAGTTTAAAacatttctcttccctaccttctTACTCCCACCAGGGATAAACCCTGGTGTTTCTTCTACCAACGTGCTAATGGAAGGACAAAATCTGCTATCCTCTGAAACTTCATTTTTCTAGGGTAAACAAGTCAGGCTCTCTTTATAATATAATTCCCCTGACCATTTATCAGCTCCTCTTTCACCTATTCTGGTTTAAGTTCATCTTGCTCAAACATGGCAAACCACTTAGTGCACAACATAGAAAATAAGGTCTCACTAGCATCTTGTGTCGTTGCGGTGATACTTAAATTTTCCATTGGAAATTGCCGAACTTGTAAACTTTGGGTTAAAGTTTTTCTCCTCCTCTGCTGTTCCTAATTCAAGTAACCAGATTACACCAAAAATTCTTACTTGAAAAAGTGATTTTGCATTTTgtactattaaaatgaaactccgTTTTATTAGTCCAGTCCTTCTTACAAGGATATCCAGATCCTCCTCTGTATTAAGATCTTTCAACTACTAACAATGTCTTCATAATGCAACTCAATCCCCAAATCCAGTTTTAATCTATTCAATCCTAACACAAGATTTTAGGATATGAAACTGGAGTGCAGTATCTAAGTTAAGCAAAATGTAACGCACCGGAACAGTAAATTTGCAATTAACTCCTTACCTTGTTCGAAGAGCCACCCAAGCCGCATCAATGTCAGCATACAAGTTCTTCTCCGTTGGTTTCCCAGAACTTGCACCGTATCCAGAATAATCATATGAGAATATGTTGCAGTTAATCCGAGAACCCAGTCCTATGTAAAAACTGCTCATCTGACCTAGGTCAACAGCATTTCCATGTGAAAAGAGCAAAGTGTACTTGGCGTTAGGTGAGCAACGCACAAACATACAGGCAATCCTGTTACCTTTGCTTGTTCTAGTCATGAAGCACTCAATGGCATCTTTTTCTCTAGAGGAATATTGCCAGTCTGCTCGCTCAGAAAGATGTAGAGTCCAACGACTACCACTTTCATCACACATCAATGTGTAAGTAGGGTCTGGAGGTAAAAATGCCAGTTTGGAAGCAATTTTCCCAGGGCATGGTGGGCAACAGAACAGGCAACACAGTTCACTAAATGAAAGGTTATTCATCTTCTATTCTGAAAtaggaaatgggaaaaaaacaaacacatgtaTTATAACTGGAAATGTAATTCCATACTAGAATAAATATGGAATAAAATTAACATGGTACAGTACTATAATTGCGAAAGGAACAAACAACTGGAAGATGGTGCTTCATAACAAACTTTTTCAGTTCAACTACTCATGCAACAGTTTGGATTGGAAAGTGTTATTGGTAGGAACCTATGGAATTCAAGATTTCACGATATTCACAGAAACTGACATTTCAGACAGGCCctttgaaaaagcaggaaaaaaaaactgcagagcagggagaaaaaaaacagctgcaagcaaagaAAAGAACAGGAAGCCCTTGGGTCTTGAAGTACGGGGGGAGAcagaggcagggagaaggagcAGTTCACAGGCTCAGTGCAGGAAGGGAGGCAGCGGGGAGGCGGCAGCCATGTCCCACTGCCTCCGGCCCATTCCCTATCATTTTGCATAACCCCGCCTCCAATCCCAGCCTTCTACTTCTTTCCCCAACTCTCATTCCATCATTTGCATAACCCCACCCCCCATTTGGGActcaatctgcctccctccctcctcattCCATTACTTGCATAACCCCAACCTCTGTAGAGAAAGCCCCAACCCTCTCCTTGTCCATCCATCCCCGCTAACCTGCCCTGAGCTCAGAACTGCAGGGCGTTTCTCTGCTTGCTGATGAGTTTacttatattgattttttttttcagtgagatGTTTGGGGATGTCCTGAAACCACAGTTTAATTACCCTAAGGccggggaagccattaatccacatAGCACGTGGATTCATGCCTTCCttgggcttaatcagggtaattaagctaCAGTTTCAGGACATGTGGCAATccgtggggaggggtgggacggGACATCCAGTGCTCCCTGGCAAGTCagaaggaggggggggagggggagaaaagagggCTCTGTTTCTAGTTGCTAGTTTCTGGTCCTATAGTCAGTTCTCCTTCCACAAAACTTCAACTAAAAAATTATGCAAAAACCGCATATGCTGTTGTACAATGATTTTAAAAAGCCAGCAATGTCAAACAGTACAAGGTTTTCAGTGCACTAAAGAAAGAAGCATCTCATCAGTCAAGAATCACTACAGTATTGCCAACTATTGCAAATGTATTGCAAGTAAAGAGACTTTGTTCCAGCTGCAGATAGTCTGGTGGTGGTGATATGAAAAGCTGTGGCTTTTGAACTATTTTTAAGATGTAAAAACAGAAACTCCACACACAATGCACTGTAGATTAGCAAGAGTTGTACTAAATACTCAAGCCACGAGCTCATCCTAGATCTTACAATGACTGTTGTTAATATTTCTATGCCTTTCAAAAGCATTATGCAATGGCATTCCTATTGGAGGGGGGTTAAAACTATTAATTACCAATTCACCAAGAATCACTTGAATTTAGTCACTAAGGCAGAATGAGAAATGAAGCCATTAATAAAAAGATCCAAGTCATCTACTTTGCCACAAAATCCTTTGGAAGCTATATGGCAAATGAAGTGCCTATGCAATAACCCACACTACTGCAGTTTGCAGTAATAAGAAAAGAAATCCCTCTGTAGCCAACACAGCTATGTTAGTAAAAACCCTGGTGCAAACACGTCTATGCTGACAGTACTTTTGCCTGTCTAGTTCAGTGATTCTGAACCTGGGTGTCATAGCACTCTGGGGTGCTACCAGTTTCTTAGAagggtgtgaagagataagcataAGATccagcttgtccctgcctggccaatttccctcccctactgcccagctgccctgcaaggaggtaagcactataacATATAAACTAGTTTTTGGAGTTGGGCGCCACTAGATTCACCAGAGTGAAGGAGTGTCTCTAATCCAGAAAGCTTGAGCATCACTGGCTTAGTTTCTGCCACCCGAGAGGTGGTACAAAACATTTCTGTTCTCATAGCTATCTCCACTAGCATGCCTCATCATCATACCAATGTCATCACAGCTACACGTGTAGCAGCTCTTCTAGTAATGACAAATACTTTTACACTCCAAAAGATCTGGTTCTTCAGCTCAGCTGGTAGCTTCACCTCCACACCACCCTTCTTTCAAA harbors:
- the ABHD17B gene encoding alpha/beta hydrolase domain-containing protein 17B, whose protein sequence is MNNLSFSELCCLFCCPPCPGKIASKLAFLPPDPTYTLMCDESGSRWTLHLSERADWQYSSREKDAIECFMTRTSKGNRIACMFVRCSPNAKYTLLFSHGNAVDLGQMSSFYIGLGSRINCNIFSYDYSGYGASSGKPTEKNLYADIDAAWVALRTRYGIRPENVIIYGQSIGTVPSVDLAARYESAAVILHSPLMSGMRVAFPDTKKTYCFDAFPNIDKISKITSPVLIIHGTEDEVIDFSHGLALFERCQRPVEPLWVEGAGHNDVELYGQYLERLKQFVSQELVNL